The following are from one region of the Qipengyuania flava genome:
- a CDS encoding GNAT family N-acetyltransferase, which produces MFHVTERLLLRPAWPEDADALFGGIADEGVVRNLARAPWPYLPKHAREFVMREQDPRYPVFLITLPTSEGSEVVGCIGIDRSETADAEIGYWIARPYWGRGFASEAGRGVLEVARLLGHYRIEAGHFVDNPASGRVLRKIGFLPTGKVAPRHSCARGEDVSCALFKLDLDAEDQVAPQAA; this is translated from the coding sequence ATGTTCCATGTAACCGAGAGGCTGCTGTTGCGGCCTGCCTGGCCCGAAGATGCAGACGCGCTGTTTGGCGGCATTGCCGACGAAGGTGTCGTACGCAATCTTGCCCGTGCGCCGTGGCCGTATCTCCCCAAACATGCCCGCGAATTCGTCATGCGCGAGCAGGATCCGCGCTATCCGGTCTTCCTGATTACCTTGCCCACCAGCGAGGGGTCCGAGGTGGTCGGCTGCATCGGCATCGACCGTAGCGAGACCGCCGACGCCGAGATCGGCTACTGGATTGCCCGGCCCTATTGGGGGCGTGGCTTTGCCAGCGAAGCCGGCCGCGGTGTGCTGGAGGTGGCACGGCTGCTGGGCCACTACCGCATCGAGGCCGGCCACTTCGTCGACAATCCCGCCTCGGGCCGGGTGTTGCGCAAGATCGGCTTCCTGCCCACGGGCAAGGTCGCGCCGCGCCACAGCTGTGCTCGCGGCGAGGACGTAAGCTGCGCGCTGTTCAAGCTCGACCTCGACGCCGAAGACCAGGTCGCGCCGCAGGCGGCGTGA
- the rpmA gene encoding 50S ribosomal protein L27, which translates to MAHKKAGGSSRNGRDSAGRRLGVKKFGSENVVAGNIIVRQRGTKFYPGANVGMGKDHTLFALTDGIVRFHKGKLDRKFVSVDMLAEAAE; encoded by the coding sequence ATGGCACATAAAAAAGCAGGCGGTTCGTCGCGTAATGGTCGTGATTCGGCCGGTCGTCGTCTTGGTGTGAAGAAGTTCGGCAGCGAAAACGTCGTCGCCGGCAACATCATCGTGCGCCAGCGCGGCACCAAGTTCTACCCGGGCGCCAATGTCGGCATGGGCAAGGACCACACCCTTTTCGCCCTTACCGACGGCATTGTGCGCTTCCACAAGGGCAAGCTCGACCGCAAATTCGTATCGGTCGACATGCTGGCAGAAGCCGCCGAATAA
- the pyrC gene encoding dihydroorotase: MVESLTIRRPDDWHLHFRDGATMRAVVPATARQFARAIVMPNLSPPVTTTALAAAYRERISAAVPEGVDFTPLMTAYLTDQTDADDLAAGHADGVLTAVKLYPAGATTNSAHGVTDVANIMGVLERMADIGMPLCVHGEVTTSDIDIFDREAVFIDRVLQPLVDRLPHLRVIFEHITTMQAVAFVEGAGPNIAATITPQHLHINRNDILVGGIRPHMYCLPVAKREQHRLALRAAATSGSTKFFLGTDSAPHHRHDKESDCGCAGIFNAPFALESYVTVFDEEGALEHFEGFASLNGPAFYGLAPNEDRITLEKAPVDVPDEVDGGDARIVPFHAGDTLSWRLAS; this comes from the coding sequence ATGGTCGAATCGCTTACAATCCGCCGCCCCGACGACTGGCACCTTCATTTCCGCGATGGCGCCACCATGCGCGCCGTTGTGCCTGCCACGGCGCGCCAATTTGCCCGCGCGATTGTGATGCCCAACCTCTCGCCGCCGGTGACCACCACCGCGCTGGCGGCGGCCTATCGCGAGCGGATCAGCGCCGCCGTGCCCGAGGGCGTGGATTTCACACCGCTGATGACCGCCTATCTGACCGACCAGACGGATGCAGATGATCTTGCGGCCGGCCACGCCGACGGCGTGCTGACGGCGGTCAAGCTCTACCCGGCCGGCGCGACTACCAATTCCGCGCATGGTGTGACCGATGTGGCGAACATCATGGGTGTGCTCGAACGCATGGCCGATATCGGCATGCCGCTGTGCGTGCATGGCGAGGTGACCACCTCGGACATCGACATCTTCGACCGCGAAGCCGTGTTCATCGACCGCGTTCTGCAGCCGCTGGTCGACCGCCTGCCGCACCTGCGCGTGATTTTCGAGCACATCACAACCATGCAGGCAGTGGCCTTCGTGGAAGGCGCGGGCCCCAATATCGCGGCCACCATCACGCCGCAGCATCTGCACATCAACCGCAACGACATCCTCGTCGGCGGCATTCGCCCCCACATGTACTGCCTGCCCGTGGCGAAGCGCGAACAGCACCGGCTTGCGCTGCGCGCGGCGGCGACGAGCGGCTCGACCAAGTTCTTCCTCGGCACCGACAGCGCGCCGCACCATCGCCACGACAAGGAAAGCGATTGTGGCTGCGCGGGCATCTTCAACGCGCCCTTCGCGCTCGAAAGCTATGTCACGGTGTTCGACGAGGAAGGCGCGCTCGAGCATTTCGAGGGCTTCGCCAGCCTTAACGGCCCGGCCTTCTATGGCCTCGCGCCGAACGAGGACCGCATCACGCTCGAAAAGGCGCCAGTCGACGTGCCGGACGAGGTCGATGGCGGAGACGCGCGCATCGTGCCGTTCCACGCGGGCGATACGCTCAGCTGGCGGCTGGCTTCCTAG
- a CDS encoding cytochrome c oxidase assembly protein: MTAATLETRKNRTAILAFGGALAMLGLGYAAVPLYELFCQVTGFGGTTQRATESEAALAERLGASAGGKTISVRFDGTTAGDVPWSFRPEQVTDTVSIGQRDMAIYLAKNTSNETITGTATFNVEPEQAGAYFNKIQCFCFTEQVLEPGQEVRMPVLYFIDPAALDDPNMEGVEQITLSYTFHRAIDSGQ, translated from the coding sequence ATGACTGCCGCGACTCTCGAAACCCGCAAGAATCGGACCGCGATCCTCGCCTTCGGAGGCGCGCTCGCCATGCTCGGCCTCGGCTATGCCGCCGTGCCGCTGTACGAGCTGTTCTGCCAGGTGACCGGTTTCGGCGGCACGACCCAGCGCGCGACCGAAAGCGAGGCGGCGCTTGCCGAACGCCTTGGCGCAAGCGCAGGCGGCAAGACCATTTCGGTGCGCTTCGACGGGACGACCGCGGGCGATGTGCCGTGGAGCTTCCGCCCCGAACAGGTGACCGACACGGTCAGCATCGGCCAGCGCGACATGGCGATCTACCTCGCCAAGAACACCTCGAACGAGACCATCACCGGCACGGCGACCTTCAACGTCGAGCCGGAACAGGCCGGCGCCTACTTCAACAAGATCCAGTGCTTCTGCTTCACCGAACAGGTGCTCGAGCCGGGCCAGGAAGTGCGCATGCCCGTACTCTATTTCATCGATCCGGCGGCGCTGGACGACCCGAATATGGAAGGGGTGGAGCAGATCACCCTGTCCTACACTTTCCACCGCGCGATAGATTCAGGGCAGTAG
- a CDS encoding molybdenum cofactor biosynthesis protein MoaE has translation MARLTLKTPLDVRVLDSGLSVGEALAAFNAAHPHAGGIVSFLGKVRPDGDVKALELSHYEPITLPRMCDLAETARTRFALDGALAWHRVGVMTPGETIVLVAAAARHRRSAFEAADFMMDHLKSDAWFWKRERRDDGWRWIEPRDADHSDRERWD, from the coding sequence GTGGCTAGGCTCACCCTCAAGACGCCGCTCGATGTCCGGGTCCTCGATAGCGGGCTTTCCGTGGGCGAGGCTCTCGCGGCCTTCAACGCCGCACACCCACACGCGGGCGGCATCGTCTCCTTCCTCGGCAAGGTGCGGCCCGATGGCGATGTGAAGGCGCTGGAGCTTTCCCATTACGAACCCATCACCCTGCCGCGCATGTGCGATCTGGCGGAAACGGCGCGGACGCGATTCGCTCTCGACGGCGCGCTCGCCTGGCACCGGGTTGGCGTCATGACACCGGGCGAGACGATCGTGCTGGTCGCCGCCGCTGCACGCCACCGGCGCAGCGCGTTCGAGGCCGCGGATTTCATGATGGACCATCTGAAGTCCGACGCGTGGTTCTGGAAGCGCGAGCGGCGCGATGATGGCTGGCGCTGGATCGAACCGCGCGATGCCGACCATTCGGATCGCGAACGATGGGACTAA
- the rplU gene encoding 50S ribosomal protein L21, which produces MFAVVRTGGKQYRVAAGDKIAVEKLAGEAGDTITLGDVLLAGEGDTLPDAGKVTVSAEIIAQAKSEKVVVFKKRRRHNYRRKNGHRQQMTLLRITDVGTGSAKKAAPKKEAAPKAAAEEKKAPAKKAAPKKAAAKKTEAKK; this is translated from the coding sequence ATGTTCGCAGTAGTGCGCACGGGCGGCAAGCAGTACCGGGTTGCCGCCGGAGACAAGATCGCGGTTGAGAAGCTGGCTGGCGAAGCCGGCGACACCATCACGCTGGGCGACGTCCTGCTTGCAGGCGAAGGCGACACGCTTCCGGATGCCGGCAAGGTCACCGTTTCGGCGGAGATCATTGCGCAGGCCAAGAGCGAGAAGGTCGTCGTTTTCAAGAAGCGTCGCCGTCACAACTATCGCCGCAAGAACGGTCACCGCCAGCAGATGACCCTGCTGCGCATCACCGACGTCGGCACCGGCTCTGCCAAGAAGGCTGCTCCGAAGAAGGAAGCTGCTCCGAAGGCCGCCGCTGAAGAGAAGAAAGCTCCGGCCAAGAAGGCTGCGCCCAAGAAGGCCGCTGCCAAGAAGACCGAAGCCAAGAAGTAA
- the ygfZ gene encoding CAF17-like 4Fe-4S cluster assembly/insertion protein YgfZ, protein MTATRLASRAVIRLSATEEGEDVADFLQGLVTNDVTGTLPAYAGLLTPQGKTLFDFLVWPGAEGELLLDCEADAAEELAKRLSLYRLRRKIAIAGDPGVAVHWQAEMGDGGAADPRLGALGQRWLAPLDETSETADEAWRAHRLALGVPEGRAELGDILWLETNAVELNGVSFSKGCYIGQENTARMNWRSKVNRRLVVVPLDRSDEKRRKFAHEDLGLAVDHLRLESIDAETAPEWMREGLSPSES, encoded by the coding sequence ATGACCGCCACTCGTCTTGCCTCACGCGCCGTAATCCGCCTGTCCGCCACCGAGGAGGGAGAGGACGTTGCCGACTTCCTGCAGGGGCTCGTCACAAACGATGTCACCGGCACCCTCCCCGCCTATGCCGGCCTGCTGACGCCGCAGGGCAAGACGCTGTTCGATTTCCTGGTCTGGCCTGGGGCGGAAGGCGAACTGCTGCTCGACTGCGAAGCCGATGCTGCCGAAGAGCTGGCCAAGCGGCTGTCGCTCTACCGCCTGCGTCGCAAGATCGCGATCGCGGGGGATCCGGGCGTTGCAGTGCATTGGCAGGCGGAAATGGGCGATGGCGGCGCGGCCGATCCGCGCCTTGGCGCGCTCGGCCAGCGCTGGTTGGCGCCGCTCGACGAGACCAGCGAGACCGCCGACGAGGCATGGCGCGCGCACCGGCTGGCCCTTGGCGTGCCGGAAGGTCGCGCGGAGCTGGGCGATATCCTCTGGCTGGAGACCAACGCGGTCGAGCTCAATGGCGTCAGTTTTTCCAAGGGCTGCTACATCGGCCAGGAGAACACCGCACGGATGAACTGGCGCAGCAAGGTCAACCGCAGGCTGGTGGTGGTGCCGCTCGATCGTTCCGACGAAAAGCGACGCAAGTTCGCCCACGAGGACCTAGGTCTCGCGGTGGATCACCTGCGCCTAGAAAGCATCGATGCCGAAACCGCGCCCGAATGGATGCGCGAGGGGCTCAGCCCTTCTGAGTCGTAA
- a CDS encoding TetR/AcrR family transcriptional regulator, whose translation MATRKRLSPEESRLAALEAARGLLIETGPQSVTLKAVAARIGRTHANLLHHFGSAAGLQKALAGHLAGTVCDTIIDAVRASRAGLGSPREVVDLAFDAFDKEGAGALASWMILTGNEDALTPIVETIHQLVDEIAPEEAEHGANPMQVHEETLALVLMAMGDALIGTALARSLGLPDTAARDRAERMLVRSLELTTQKG comes from the coding sequence ATGGCGACACGCAAACGACTTTCTCCCGAAGAATCGCGCCTCGCTGCTCTTGAAGCCGCGCGTGGATTGCTGATCGAAACGGGCCCGCAATCGGTCACGCTGAAGGCGGTTGCGGCGCGAATCGGGCGCACGCACGCCAATCTGCTGCACCATTTCGGATCGGCCGCCGGCCTGCAGAAGGCGCTTGCCGGCCACCTTGCGGGCACGGTGTGTGACACCATCATCGACGCCGTGCGCGCGAGCCGGGCAGGCCTCGGCTCACCCCGAGAAGTGGTCGATCTCGCCTTCGATGCTTTCGACAAGGAAGGCGCCGGCGCACTCGCAAGCTGGATGATCCTGACCGGCAATGAAGACGCGCTGACGCCGATCGTGGAGACGATCCACCAGCTGGTCGACGAGATCGCGCCCGAAGAGGCCGAGCACGGCGCCAACCCGATGCAGGTCCATGAAGAGACCCTCGCGCTGGTGCTGATGGCCATGGGCGATGCGCTGATCGGCACCGCGCTCGCGCGCTCGCTCGGCCTGCCTGATACGGCCGCGCGCGACCGGGCGGAACGGATGCTCGTCCGCTCGCTGGAGCTTACGACTCAGAAGGGCTGA
- a CDS encoding MoaD/ThiS family protein: MGVRILFLGPLQDLAGEAEQEVEAPLDWAGLLEMVGPEIAEQLGEARVNVACGGKVLADKTTLSARDGDEVALLPPVSGG; encoded by the coding sequence ATGGGCGTGCGCATCCTTTTCCTCGGACCGCTGCAAGATCTCGCCGGAGAGGCCGAGCAAGAGGTCGAGGCACCGCTCGACTGGGCGGGCCTGCTGGAGATGGTCGGCCCCGAGATCGCCGAGCAATTGGGCGAAGCCCGCGTCAACGTGGCCTGTGGCGGCAAGGTGCTTGCCGACAAGACCACGCTGAGCGCCAGGGATGGCGATGAGGTTGCGCTGCTGCCGCCGGTGAGCGGTGGCTAG
- a CDS encoding SURF1 family cytochrome oxidase biogenesis protein yields the protein MTTRIPVIPTIIVAAAIAVMIGLGLWQLDRKGEKEALIERAEAAAAMTEEVAYPADPEARDALLYRRTSVTCDEVVGVTSTAGRSARGQNGVAQRATCALAGGGEATVDIGFTRDPTPVEWAGGTIVGTIAPGGRIVAIEPADGMEPLAQPDPASLPNNHLAYAGQWFFFAFTALVIYVLALRRRATRAKPD from the coding sequence ATGACCACCCGCATCCCCGTGATCCCCACCATCATCGTGGCCGCCGCCATCGCGGTCATGATCGGCCTCGGCCTGTGGCAGCTCGACCGCAAGGGCGAGAAAGAAGCGCTGATCGAACGCGCCGAGGCCGCTGCGGCGATGACCGAGGAGGTCGCCTATCCCGCAGACCCGGAAGCGCGCGACGCGCTGCTCTACCGGCGCACCAGCGTGACCTGCGACGAGGTGGTCGGCGTCACCTCCACCGCCGGGCGCAGTGCGCGCGGGCAGAACGGTGTTGCGCAGCGAGCGACCTGCGCGCTGGCGGGCGGCGGCGAGGCTACGGTCGACATCGGCTTCACTCGCGATCCCACGCCGGTCGAGTGGGCAGGCGGCACAATTGTCGGAACCATTGCGCCCGGTGGCCGCATCGTGGCGATCGAGCCTGCAGATGGCATGGAGCCGCTGGCACAGCCCGATCCGGCCTCGCTGCCCAACAACCACCTGGCCTATGCCGGGCAGTGGTTCTTCTTCGCCTTCACCGCGCTCGTCATCTACGTCCTGGCCCTGCGCCGCCGGGCGACCCGCGCTAAGCCCGATTAA
- a CDS encoding Rossmann fold domain-containing protein has translation MKRIAVDGLPDEPLSAAGVFHQHWLAHVESILEAGEDVMLVLPTADHTHREWRLAITAGLARKHTPRRVNMVAGEGDALDASEAYLTKALGITGQYLET, from the coding sequence ATGAAACGTATCGCGGTCGACGGCTTGCCGGACGAACCGCTGAGCGCGGCGGGCGTGTTTCACCAGCACTGGCTGGCGCATGTCGAAAGCATCCTCGAAGCAGGCGAGGACGTGATGCTCGTCCTGCCAACCGCCGATCACACCCACCGCGAATGGCGCTTGGCCATAACCGCAGGCCTCGCCCGCAAGCACACACCGCGCCGCGTCAACATGGTCGCGGGCGAGGGCGATGCGCTGGATGCGAGCGAAGCCTATCTCACCAAGGCGCTGGGGATTACCGGCCAGTATCTGGAGACCTGA
- a CDS encoding class I SAM-dependent methyltransferase — MAELVRNPVLMVGESWDGYRLLDSGHGRKFEAYGDYRFIRPEPQAMWTPQAEDWDAHGEFVPGSDEDGGGRWRFNRDVPRDGWELDWGDEARFTAQCTPFRHLGFFPDMAPVWSWMGEQLGEAREAETMNLFGYTGVGTQALSRFGRVTHVDASKKSVAQARENAALAGLSDRPIRWLVEDAVKYTAREVRRGRRYDGIILDPPKFGRGPDGEVWRLEEGLPGLVSDCRQLLDADSRFLFLTVYAVRMSSLALAGLVNELFAELPGTIEHGDLAVQEEGSGRLLPTAIFARWSNPG; from the coding sequence ATGGCCGAGCTCGTACGCAATCCCGTGCTCATGGTGGGCGAGAGCTGGGACGGCTATCGCCTGCTCGACAGCGGCCATGGCCGCAAGTTCGAAGCCTATGGCGACTACCGCTTCATCCGCCCCGAGCCGCAGGCCATGTGGACACCGCAGGCCGAAGACTGGGACGCGCATGGCGAGTTCGTGCCAGGCAGCGATGAGGACGGCGGCGGTCGCTGGCGTTTCAACCGCGATGTGCCGCGCGATGGCTGGGAGCTGGACTGGGGGGACGAAGCGCGCTTCACCGCCCAGTGCACGCCGTTTCGCCATTTGGGCTTCTTCCCTGACATGGCGCCCGTGTGGAGCTGGATGGGCGAACAGCTTGGCGAGGCGCGCGAGGCGGAAACCATGAACCTGTTCGGCTACACCGGTGTCGGCACGCAGGCGCTGTCGCGCTTCGGGCGTGTTACCCATGTGGATGCCAGCAAGAAGTCGGTCGCCCAGGCGCGCGAGAACGCCGCGCTTGCCGGCCTTTCCGACCGCCCGATCCGCTGGCTGGTCGAAGATGCGGTGAAATACACCGCGCGCGAAGTGCGTCGCGGGCGCCGGTACGACGGCATCATACTCGATCCGCCCAAGTTCGGCCGCGGCCCCGATGGAGAGGTGTGGCGGCTTGAGGAAGGCCTGCCGGGCCTTGTCTCCGATTGCCGCCAACTGCTCGATGCCGACAGCCGCTTCTTGTTCCTCACCGTCTATGCGGTGCGCATGAGCAGCCTCGCGCTGGCGGGCCTCGTCAACGAGCTGTTTGCCGAGCTTCCCGGCACGATCGAGCACGGTGACCTCGCTGTGCAGGAAGAAGGCTCTGGCCGCCTGCTGCCAACCGCGATTTTCGCGCGCTGGTCCAATCCCGGCTAA
- the thrC gene encoding threonine synthase — MKYVSTRGSAPALDFAGVTLAGLASDGGLYVPERWPQFSTEEIAAMRGLPYDEVAARVMEPFVGDSLTPEALRALTAKAYGRFSHAAVTPLTQLDERQWLLELFHGPTLAFKDVALQLLGLLFEKFLEREDGKLTIVGATSGDTGSAAIDAVAGLDRVEIFMLHPKGRVSDVQRRQMTTVRAPNVHNIAIEGSFDDAQAMVKRIFADTDVTAKHRIGAVNSINWARLMAQVVYYFTASLQLGGPERKLAFSVPTGNFGDVFAGHVAARMGLPIKQLIVATNINDILHRALSSGDYSAGSVTPTAAPSMDIQVSSNFERLLYDVGGRDGAAMAEQMRGFEASKAMQLTNAQREGASALFTSARADEDAMARAMRWACEDCAEILDPHTAIGLHAAREADLPADVPVVTLATAHPAKFPDAVERATGTRPPLPARVGDLFAREEAYTELPGTYEAVRDYILANAS; from the coding sequence ATGAAATACGTCTCCACCCGCGGTAGCGCCCCGGCGCTCGATTTCGCCGGCGTCACGCTGGCCGGCCTTGCCAGCGATGGCGGTCTCTACGTGCCTGAGCGCTGGCCGCAGTTCTCGACAGAAGAGATCGCCGCCATGCGCGGCCTGCCCTATGACGAGGTCGCCGCGCGGGTGATGGAGCCTTTCGTGGGCGACAGCCTGACCCCGGAGGCGCTGCGCGCGCTTACCGCCAAGGCCTATGGCCGTTTCTCGCACGCCGCCGTCACGCCGCTGACCCAGCTCGATGAGCGGCAGTGGCTGCTCGAGCTGTTCCACGGTCCCACGCTGGCGTTCAAGGACGTTGCGCTCCAGCTGCTGGGCCTGTTGTTCGAAAAGTTCCTCGAGCGTGAGGACGGCAAGCTGACCATCGTCGGCGCGACCAGCGGCGATACCGGCAGTGCGGCGATTGATGCCGTGGCCGGGCTCGACCGCGTCGAGATCTTCATGCTGCATCCCAAGGGCCGGGTCAGCGATGTGCAGCGCCGCCAGATGACGACGGTGCGTGCGCCCAATGTCCATAACATCGCGATCGAGGGCAGCTTCGACGATGCGCAGGCCATGGTGAAGCGCATCTTCGCCGATACTGACGTCACCGCGAAGCACCGCATCGGTGCAGTGAATTCGATCAACTGGGCGCGGCTGATGGCGCAGGTGGTCTACTACTTCACCGCCTCGCTCCAGCTCGGTGGTCCGGAACGCAAGCTCGCCTTCAGCGTGCCCACGGGCAATTTCGGCGACGTCTTTGCCGGTCATGTGGCCGCGCGCATGGGCCTGCCGATCAAGCAGCTGATCGTGGCGACCAATATCAACGATATCCTCCACCGCGCGCTGTCGTCGGGCGATTATTCCGCTGGCAGCGTTACGCCGACCGCCGCGCCGAGCATGGACATCCAGGTCAGCTCGAATTTCGAGCGTTTGCTCTACGACGTCGGCGGCCGCGATGGTGCGGCCATGGCCGAACAGATGCGCGGCTTCGAGGCGAGCAAGGCGATGCAGCTGACTAACGCGCAGCGCGAAGGGGCCTCCGCGCTCTTCACCAGCGCCCGGGCGGACGAGGACGCGATGGCGCGCGCCATGCGCTGGGCGTGCGAGGACTGCGCCGAGATCCTCGACCCGCACACCGCCATCGGCCTCCACGCAGCGCGCGAAGCGGACCTGCCCGCCGATGTGCCCGTCGTTACCCTGGCGACCGCGCATCCGGCGAAGTTCCCCGATGCGGTCGAGCGCGCCACCGGCACCCGTCCGCCGCTTCCCGCGCGCGTCGGCGACCTCTTTGCCCGCGAAGAGGCCTATACCGAGCTGCCCGGCACCTATGAGGCCGTGCGCGACTATATCCTCGCCAACGCGTCCTGA
- a CDS encoding dihydroneopterin aldolase, producing MNDSLILEVADFEHDVLTGIYSEETGRPQPLRFTIQVRMKPLRHYGPDTPLDDSKNYMDLKFAASEALPEGVHFKLIEAVADLVCETLFVQDKRIEAVTVKIVKLAIAEAGEKIGITLHRERPA from the coding sequence ATGAACGATTCGCTGATCCTCGAAGTGGCCGATTTCGAGCACGATGTGCTCACCGGCATCTATTCCGAAGAAACCGGCCGCCCGCAGCCGCTGCGCTTCACCATTCAGGTGCGCATGAAGCCGCTGCGCCACTATGGCCCGGACACGCCGCTCGACGATTCGAAGAATTACATGGACCTGAAGTTCGCAGCGTCCGAGGCGCTGCCCGAAGGCGTGCACTTCAAGCTGATCGAAGCGGTCGCGGACCTTGTGTGCGAAACCCTGTTCGTCCAGGACAAGCGGATCGAGGCGGTCACGGTGAAGATCGTCAAGCTGGCGATTGCCGAAGCGGGCGAGAAGATCGGCATCACGCTGCACCGCGAGCGCCCTGCATGA
- a CDS encoding metal-dependent hydrolase, with the protein MNAPVTIDTDTRTSAPTPEDLTITVRDERFNRGTNPRRWWAGEPFGTAWHNALSATFPRGEAFFIEAVKAHREGADPKLEAEIRAFVKQEINHTREHIAFNRLAEDAGYDIKAIDKRVAELLALTKDRPAIANLAVTMALEHYTAMMAAEFLANPKHFANADKEVRDMWRWHAAEEIEHKGVAFDTWNHATRDWTPGKRWRVRSLVMITVTARFFKNRWVDTLELLKQDGITGWKAKWGLFKYLTVSPGVVRRIFPAWLAYFKPGFHPWDHDDRELIKLYEGDFTDALMPAE; encoded by the coding sequence ATGAACGCCCCCGTCACCATCGATACCGATACCCGCACCTCAGCGCCCACGCCCGAAGATCTCACCATCACCGTGCGCGACGAGCGCTTCAACCGCGGCACCAACCCGCGTCGCTGGTGGGCAGGCGAGCCGTTCGGCACCGCCTGGCACAACGCCCTGTCGGCAACCTTCCCGCGCGGCGAAGCATTCTTCATCGAAGCCGTGAAGGCCCACCGTGAAGGCGCCGATCCGAAGCTCGAGGCCGAAATCCGCGCCTTCGTGAAGCAGGAAATCAACCACACGCGCGAACACATCGCCTTCAATCGCCTCGCCGAAGACGCAGGCTACGACATCAAGGCGATCGACAAGCGCGTGGCCGAACTGCTCGCTCTGACCAAGGACCGCCCGGCCATCGCCAATCTCGCCGTCACCATGGCGCTCGAGCACTACACCGCGATGATGGCGGCAGAATTCCTCGCCAACCCGAAGCATTTCGCCAATGCCGACAAGGAAGTGCGCGACATGTGGCGCTGGCATGCGGCCGAGGAAATCGAGCACAAGGGCGTCGCCTTCGACACCTGGAACCACGCGACGCGCGATTGGACACCCGGCAAGCGCTGGCGCGTGCGCAGCCTGGTGATGATCACCGTCACCGCCCGCTTCTTCAAAAATCGCTGGGTCGACACGCTCGAGCTGCTCAAGCAGGACGGCATCACCGGCTGGAAGGCCAAGTGGGGCCTGTTCAAGTACCTCACCGTGAGCCCGGGCGTAGTCCGCCGCATCTTCCCGGCGTGGCTGGCCTATTTCAAGCCCGGCTTCCACCCGTGGGACCACGACGATCGCGAGCTGATCAAGCTTTATGAAGGCGACTTCACAGACGCTCTCATGCCGGCCGAATAA
- a CDS encoding cytochrome c oxidase subunit 3 translates to MAGNVNHDYHILEPDIWPFIGSISALTFTSGMVLYMHEMSSAHLVLGLGIAGLIATFFAWFSNIVKEAERGDHTPVVQLHMRYGMILFIASEVMFFVGWFWSFFDFALFPEPLQYDAASDTTTSLFGQAGAAVGTLVPEGMEVINPFSLPLLNTLILLCSGTTVTWAHHSLIHGDREGLKKGLWLTIILGAVFTSIQAYEYAAAPFGFGGNTYSSAFYMATGFHGFHVLVGTIFLIVCLIRSYKGHFTPRQHFGFEAAAWYWHFVDVVWLFLFVAVYVWGGWGAEFH, encoded by the coding sequence ATGGCTGGCAACGTCAATCACGACTATCACATTCTCGAACCCGACATCTGGCCGTTCATCGGCTCGATCTCGGCGCTTACCTTCACCAGCGGCATGGTGCTGTACATGCACGAAATGTCGAGCGCGCACCTCGTGCTCGGCCTCGGCATCGCCGGCCTGATCGCCACCTTCTTTGCCTGGTTCTCGAACATCGTGAAGGAAGCCGAGCGCGGCGACCACACGCCGGTCGTGCAGTTGCACATGCGCTACGGCATGATCCTTTTCATCGCCTCGGAAGTGATGTTCTTCGTCGGGTGGTTCTGGAGCTTCTTCGACTTCGCGCTGTTCCCCGAACCGCTGCAATACGATGCGGCGAGCGACACCACGACCTCGCTCTTCGGCCAGGCCGGCGCTGCTGTCGGCACGCTGGTTCCCGAAGGCATGGAAGTCATCAACCCGTTCAGCCTCCCGCTGCTCAACACGCTGATCCTGCTGTGCTCGGGCACCACGGTCACCTGGGCGCACCACTCGCTTATCCACGGCGATCGTGAAGGCCTCAAGAAGGGCCTGTGGCTGACCATTATCCTGGGCGCGGTCTTCACCAGCATCCAGGCCTACGAATACGCAGCCGCTCCGTTCGGTTTCGGTGGCAACACCTACAGCTCGGCCTTCTACATGGCGACCGGCTTCCACGGCTTCCACGTGCTGGTCGGCACGATCTTCCTGATCGTCTGCCTGATCCGCAGCTACAAGGGCCACTTCACCCCGCGCCAGCACTTCGGTTTCGAAGCGGCCGCGTGGTACTGGCACTTCGTGGACGTGGTGTGGCTGTTCCTCTTCGTCGCCGTCTACGTCTGGGGCGGTTGGGGCGCTGAATTCCACTGA